The genomic window ATAGACGGAAAGTTCCAGCATCTTGGGGTCGATCATGATCAGGCGGCATTCCTCGGGCGACAGCTTGTAGAGCAGCGACAGGATCATGGTGTTGATCGCGACCGACTTGCCCGAGCCGGTGGTCCCGGCGATCAGCAGGTGGGGCATCTTGGCGAGGTTGGCGACAATGGGTTCGCCGCCGATGTCCTTGCCCAGCGCCAGCGGCAGGCGCATGGCAGAATCACCGAAGTCGCGGGCGGACAGGATCTCGCGCAGCACCACCTTTTCGCGGGTGACGTTGGGCAGTTCGATCCCGATCACGGTGCGGCCCGGCACGGTGGACACGCGCGCCGACAGCGCCGACATGGACCGCGCAATGTCGTCGGCAAGGCCGATCACCCGGCTGGCCTTCAGCCCCGGAGCGGGCTCAAGTTCATACATCGTGACCACCGGACCGGGGCGGACGCTGACGATTTCGCCCTTCACCCCGTAGTCATCCAGCACGTTTTCCAGCATCCGGGCGTTTTCTTCCAGCGCCTCTTCGGAAAGCTGGTGGCGCTGGATCGTGGCCGGGTTCGACAGCAGGTTGAGCGGCGGCAGTTCGTAGGCGGGCACCGGTGCCGGTTCCTCGAACTTGAGCCGCGGTTGCGCCTCTTGCGCGGCCTTGCGCGACAGGGGCACGGGCTTGCGCGCGGCAGTCTGCACGACGCGCCGGGGTTCCGCGGCCAGCATCGGGCGCGGCAGGACCGGGGTCGGGTCGTAGTCGGGTTCGTCTTCCTCGATGCCGTAGGGCGGGCCGACATCGGCGCGGTAGCTGTCGTCGATGTCGGTCAGGTCGGCGGCGTCGGCCACGTCTTCGGTCAGACCTTCGTCATCCTCGTCGGCCCAGACCTGCGGCTGCGGCGCGCGCAGGGGCGGTTGCGCCACACGCGACAGCACCGCACCCGTGGCCTGAAGGGCGGCCAGCGGCGGGGTGGCGGCGCGGGTGGCGGTCAGCACCGGGGTCATGCTGCGCGGGGCCGCAACCGGGGCCGGGGCGACCACGGGCGGTTCGGGCGGCAGTGCCATGGGCACGCCGCGCCGCGTGTCGGCAATCAGCGGCTGCGGGCCGCGCAGCCGGGCCACGGGGGGTTCGCGCCGCGCCACGGCGGCCTGGATGACCGACATCGGCGTGGCAAGGGCCGAGCCATTGCGCACGCGCGACCGGATCACGTCGTTGATGCGGGCCTTGATGCGGTCTTCGCTGGGCAGGTTGGCGTCATAGGCGTGGGCCGACAGACCGGGCTCTACCAGTTCGGGTTCCACGACGCGGCGCATCAGGCCCGGCATCCGGGCCAGCAGGCCAAGCTTTTCGCGCGGCGCGGGCTGGGGGTCCGCGTCGGGGTAGCGCGGCTCGGCGCGCAGGTTGACGGGGCGGCCAAAGCCTGCCGGATCGGGGGCCGCCGGGGCGGCAACCGGGGGTTCGGCGGCCCGGCGCAGGACGCTGCGGCGGGGCTCGGCCACGACGGGGGCGGGGGCTGGGGCGGCGGCGCGGTTGCCTGCGCGGCTGGCGGGGGCGGCGGCAAAGCCGGGCGCCGGCTCGAACGCCGGGGCCGAGGTGCGGGCGGCCCGCGCCTCAAGCGCCGCGATGGCGCGGGTGCGCAGCCCGTCCTGCAAGGTGGCGGCGGCGCGGGCGGTGCCAGTGGCCCCTTGCCCCGCGAGTTTCATCGCAGCGGCATAGGTGACGACCAGCCCGACCAGCAGAAACCGCCCGATGCCGCGCAGCTCGCGGCCGTCGAAGCCGGTGACGAACAGCCCCATCGCCACCAGCGCCGCGCCCGACATCAGCGACATGATCTTCAGCCCGAACCCGGCCTGCACCGGGGCCACGCCCAGCGCAGCCCCCAGCACGGTGTCGCCGAACAGCCCGCCGAGGCCAAAGGAATGCGGCCACGCCGCCCCCGGCACATGGGTTGCGGCATAGACCGAGGCCAGCGCCACCGCGATCACGGCAAAGACCACCCGGCTCAGCGCACGGTCCTCGCCGCGGTGCGTGACATAGCGCA from Paracoccaceae bacterium Fryx2 includes these protein-coding regions:
- a CDS encoding DNA translocase FtsK, which translates into the protein MASYQIRQRDPLLDQNMQAVLERRGRELLGMGLLALALCFALLLGSYTPDDPGWMVATDQEAQNLLGRFGAAVASTLMIIGGKGVWGIPVVLAAWGVRYVTHRGEDRALSRVVFAVIAVALASVYAATHVPGAAWPHSFGLGGLFGDTVLGAALGVAPVQAGFGLKIMSLMSGAALVAMGLFVTGFDGRELRGIGRFLLVGLVVTYAAAMKLAGQGATGTARAAATLQDGLRTRAIAALEARAARTSAPAFEPAPGFAAAPASRAGNRAAAPAPAPVVAEPRRSVLRRAAEPPVAAPAAPDPAGFGRPVNLRAEPRYPDADPQPAPREKLGLLARMPGLMRRVVEPELVEPGLSAHAYDANLPSEDRIKARINDVIRSRVRNGSALATPMSVIQAAVARREPPVARLRGPQPLIADTRRGVPMALPPEPPVVAPAPVAAPRSMTPVLTATRAATPPLAALQATGAVLSRVAQPPLRAPQPQVWADEDDEGLTEDVADAADLTDIDDSYRADVGPPYGIEEDEPDYDPTPVLPRPMLAAEPRRVVQTAARKPVPLSRKAAQEAQPRLKFEEPAPVPAYELPPLNLLSNPATIQRHQLSEEALEENARMLENVLDDYGVKGEIVSVRPGPVVTMYELEPAPGLKASRVIGLADDIARSMSALSARVSTVPGRTVIGIELPNVTREKVVLREILSARDFGDSAMRLPLALGKDIGGEPIVANLAKMPHLLIAGTTGSGKSVAINTMILSLLYKLSPEECRLIMIDPKMLELSVYDGIPHLLSPVVTDPKKAVVALKWVVAEMEERYRKMSRMGVRNIEGYNGRVREAIARGELFKRTIQTGFDDDTGEPVFETDEFQPVTIPYIVVVVDEMADLMMVAGKEIEACIQRLAQMARASGIHLIMATQRPSVDVITGTIKANFPTRISFQVTSKIDSRTILGEQGAEQLLGMGDMLYMAGGAKITRIHGPFVSDEEVEEIVNHLKSYGPPTYMSGVVEGVDDDKADDIDLVLGLGGDSADDSLYDQAVAVVAKDRKCSTSYIQRKLGIGYNKAARLVEQMEENHVVTTANHVGKREILLPEQ